In Anaerolineales bacterium, the following proteins share a genomic window:
- a CDS encoding LuxR C-terminal-related transcriptional regulator gives MILHYWKSALAGAFVIGLAAGKDNKGIANTLSISLKTAEFHVTSILKKLDLHSRDEAIVWMLKH, from the coding sequence ATGATCCTTCACTATTGGAAATCAGCGCTTGCCGGCGCTTTCGTTATCGGTCTGGCGGCGGGTAAAGACAATAAAGGTATCGCGAACACGCTATCCATCTCGCTCAAAACGGCAGAGTTTCACGTTACCAGCATATTGAAGAAACTTGACCTGCATTCCCGCGACGAGGCCATTGTGTGGATGCTCAAACACTAG
- a CDS encoding aspartate ammonia-lyase: MTSTNFRKEKDSLGELNVPADALYGVQTQRAVENFPISGLRPWRAFIWSIAAVKRAAALVNLELGLFNDREVDGKHFTAKQLAESVAQAAAEVMDGKWDAQFVVEPFQAGAGTSHNMNANEVIANRATQILGGELGKYYVHPNDHVNMAQSTNDTIPTSIRLGALWRVDELLTALKNLQSALEAKAKEFDSVVKSGRTHLQDAVPVRLGQEFGAYAKAIERDAERVRRSAEGLRRLGIGGTAVGSGLNAHPEYHARMVKKLSEITGLELQTSDNLFESMQSMADAADFSSSLRTLALTLIRIANDFRLLSSGPSTGFDEIRLPAVQPGSSIMPGKVNPVLAEMLDQAMFHVIGCDTTVAMAAQAGQLELNVMMPILAHNLFEMMQVVIGSVNAFTERAVKGVTANREKAEGWLAKNAIIVTALNPVIGYSQGAALVKEALALNASIKELALEKAKTGSLKHRDEDRPVKPEEIESALSDLRKLTDGGIVGGVSGGG, translated from the coding sequence ATGACCTCAACTAATTTTCGTAAGGAAAAAGACTCGCTCGGCGAACTGAACGTTCCAGCCGACGCCCTCTACGGTGTGCAAACTCAGCGCGCGGTGGAGAACTTCCCCATCAGCGGACTCCGTCCGTGGCGGGCGTTCATCTGGTCTATTGCGGCGGTCAAGCGCGCGGCAGCGTTGGTGAATCTTGAGTTGGGATTATTCAACGACCGCGAAGTGGACGGCAAACATTTCACTGCAAAACAGCTGGCAGAATCAGTCGCGCAAGCCGCCGCCGAAGTGATGGATGGCAAATGGGACGCACAATTCGTCGTCGAACCGTTTCAAGCGGGCGCGGGGACGAGTCACAACATGAACGCGAATGAGGTGATTGCAAACCGCGCCACGCAAATCCTCGGCGGCGAACTCGGAAAGTATTACGTGCATCCGAACGATCACGTCAACATGGCGCAATCCACAAACGATACGATTCCCACGTCAATTCGGCTCGGCGCGCTGTGGCGCGTGGATGAGTTGCTGACTGCGTTGAAAAATTTGCAATCCGCGTTGGAAGCGAAAGCCAAAGAGTTCGATTCGGTCGTCAAATCGGGGCGCACGCATTTGCAGGACGCGGTACCTGTGCGACTGGGTCAGGAGTTTGGCGCGTACGCCAAAGCGATCGAGCGCGACGCGGAACGCGTACGACGATCCGCTGAGGGGTTGCGAAGGTTGGGGATCGGCGGCACAGCCGTAGGGTCCGGGTTGAACGCTCATCCCGAGTATCACGCGCGCATGGTAAAAAAATTATCCGAGATCACCGGGCTCGAATTGCAGACATCCGATAACTTGTTCGAGTCCATGCAATCGATGGCGGACGCGGCGGACTTCTCATCCTCACTGCGGACGCTCGCGTTGACGTTGATTCGCATCGCCAACGATTTCCGCCTCCTCTCCTCTGGACCTTCGACCGGGTTCGACGAAATCAGATTACCCGCCGTTCAGCCGGGTTCTTCGATCATGCCGGGCAAAGTGAATCCCGTGTTGGCTGAGATGCTAGATCAGGCGATGTTCCATGTGATCGGATGCGACACGACGGTGGCGATGGCGGCGCAGGCGGGACAACTTGAACTCAACGTGATGATGCCGATCCTCGCGCACAATTTATTTGAGATGATGCAAGTGGTTATCGGCTCGGTCAACGCGTTCACCGAACGCGCGGTGAAAGGCGTGACCGCCAACCGCGAAAAAGCGGAGGGCTGGCTGGCGAAGAACGCCATCATCGTCACCGCGTTGAACCCCGTGATCGGATATTCGCAAGGCGCGGCGTTGGTGAAAGAAGCGCTAGCGTTGAACGCCTCGATCAAGGAACTCGCGCTCGAAAAGGCGAAGACTGGCTCACTGAAACACCGCGACGAGGACAGACCCGTGAAGCCCGAGGAGATCGAGTCTGCGCTGAGCGATTTGAGGAAGCTGACGGATGGAGGGATCGTGGGAGGGGTAAGCGGCGGTGGATAA
- a CDS encoding GNAT family N-acetyltransferase — protein sequence MDFKLHKDFSEIDSTAWNALVEQSVADTPFSRYEYLSQWWKTLGGNEWKNVELVLVSATEHDRLIGIAPLFIAEYENQRALLLIGSIEISDYLDLIVRADDLPRFLSGLLDFLASSHRDAWSALDWYNLPDDSPTLAALKAEAASRGWTHHEEVYRPTPRIALNGSFEDYLEKLDKKQRHEIRRKLRRIEESGRGRFYVVEKTADIEPELEAFFQLMVQDPNKANFLHPAMREHMTATLRLAHAGGYLWLAFLEVDGVKAAATLCFDYKNKLWGYNSGVNFDIKYWSPGWVIMAYDIQWCCENGRYEFDFMRGDEEYKYRMGGVNRFVMRARITK from the coding sequence ATGGATTTCAAACTACACAAAGATTTCTCGGAAATTGATTCAACCGCATGGAACGCGCTCGTCGAGCAAAGCGTCGCCGACACGCCGTTCTCGCGCTATGAATATCTCAGTCAGTGGTGGAAGACTCTCGGCGGTAATGAATGGAAAAACGTCGAGCTGGTTTTGGTCTCGGCAACCGAACACGATCGTCTCATCGGCATCGCGCCGTTGTTTATCGCCGAGTATGAAAATCAACGCGCGCTTCTGCTTATCGGCAGTATCGAAATTTCAGATTATTTGGATTTGATCGTCCGCGCCGACGACTTGCCGCGTTTCCTTTCGGGCTTATTGGACTTTCTCGCTTCATCCCACAGGGACGCCTGGTCCGCCCTAGATTGGTACAACCTGCCCGACGATTCTCCCACCCTAGCCGCCCTCAAAGCGGAAGCCGCATCGCGCGGCTGGACTCATCACGAGGAAGTCTATCGTCCCACCCCGCGCATTGCCTTGAACGGCTCGTTTGAAGATTATCTTGAAAAATTGGATAAGAAACAGCGACATGAGATTCGCCGCAAATTGCGCCGTATCGAAGAGTCGGGCAGGGGCAGGTTTTACGTTGTCGAAAAGACAGCCGACATCGAACCCGAATTGGAAGCGTTCTTTCAGCTCATGGTGCAAGACCCCAACAAAGCAAACTTTCTGCATCCCGCCATGCGCGAACACATGACCGCCACCCTGCGCCTCGCGCACGCAGGCGGCTATCTCTGGCTCGCCTTCCTCGAAGTGGATGGGGTCAAAGCCGCGGCGACACTTTGTTTCGATTACAAAAACAAACTTTGGGGCTACAACTCCGGCGTCAATTTTGATATTAAATACTGGTCACCCGGCTGGGTCATCATGGCATACGACATTCAATGGTGTTGTGAAAACGGTCGCTATGAATTCGATTTCATGCGCGGCGACGAGGAATACAAATATCGCATGGGCGGGGTGAATCGATTTGTGATGAGGGCTAGAATAACAAAGTGA
- a CDS encoding PP2C family protein-serine/threonine phosphatase: MSLEILERIETSLVEKRDTLKGFLETAPQAEKEICLYEDDNCVQDHLHVIESCLEKLESHTLGVCEICHGYVEPSQLAMNYTASICLDHYSEAEMRRLEDELELSQVVQRALLPQNVPTISGVDVAAFSRPADIIGGDYFDFFHFRDGTHGLAIADVSGHGVAAGMLMSSLQTALRTMAPDTDSPAEILERINRFYIHNINFTTFVTVFLARFDPISLELTYVNAGHNPPAVHRRAGNEIHWLKPTAPAIGLAEFFRPRIESVTLAKGDSLLLYTDGVTEAANVTGDEQFGHQRLADLLMQHSDQPAPDMLQTMYHSASQFGNNRSLADDVTMVALKITS, encoded by the coding sequence ATGTCTCTAGAAATTCTCGAACGTATCGAAACCAGCCTCGTTGAGAAACGCGACACGCTGAAGGGTTTCCTTGAAACAGCCCCGCAGGCGGAGAAGGAAATTTGCCTGTACGAGGATGATAATTGCGTGCAAGATCATTTGCATGTGATCGAATCGTGCCTCGAGAAGTTGGAAAGCCACACGTTGGGCGTTTGCGAAATTTGCCACGGCTATGTGGAGCCGAGCCAACTCGCGATGAATTACACCGCGTCGATTTGTTTGGACCACTATTCCGAAGCCGAGATGCGACGGCTGGAAGACGAGTTGGAACTCTCGCAGGTCGTTCAGCGTGCCTTGTTGCCGCAAAACGTGCCGACCATCTCCGGCGTGGATGTCGCCGCGTTCAGCCGTCCCGCCGACATCATCGGCGGCGATTATTTCGACTTCTTCCATTTCCGCGACGGCACGCATGGACTCGCGATCGCCGACGTGAGCGGGCACGGCGTTGCGGCGGGGATGTTGATGAGCAGCCTGCAAACCGCCTTGCGGACGATGGCGCCGGACACCGATTCGCCCGCCGAAATTTTAGAACGTATCAACCGCTTTTACATCCACAACATTAACTTCACAACTTTCGTGACAGTTTTTTTGGCGCGTTTCGATCCGATTAGCCTTGAATTGACTTACGTCAATGCTGGGCATAATCCGCCGGCGGTACATCGAAGAGCAGGCAATGAAATCCACTGGTTGAAGCCGACCGCGCCCGCCATTGGGTTGGCGGAGTTCTTTCGCCCGCGCATCGAATCGGTGACGTTGGCGAAAGGCGATTCGCTTTTGCTGTACACCGACGGTGTGACCGAAGCGGCGAATGTGACCGGCGATGAACAGTTCGGTCATCAACGTTTGGCTGATTTGCTTATGCAACATTCCGATCAACCCGCCCCCGACATGTTGCAGACCATGTATCACAGCGCGAGCCAATTCGGGAATAACCGATCGCTGGCTGACGATGTCACGATGGTTGCGCTGAAGATAACGAGTTAA
- a CDS encoding class I SAM-dependent methyltransferase, with translation MDSATAERLIQLNQDFYTRFGDAFSATRHRIQPGVRRVLDSLKGDESILDLGCGNGELARELAKRGHRGSYLGADFSLPLLREAESQPEGFSAKFIEADLTKLSAFSVQRSGSDHWSLITAFAVLHHIPSRELRLNLLNEVRKLLKPEGRFIHSNWQFLNSEKLKARIQPWEDAAVSQSALSRVEASEVDAGDYLLDWRSGGEGLRYVHHFSESELEELAEAAGFRVAETFSSDGETGNLGLYQVWKIL, from the coding sequence ATGGATTCAGCCACTGCCGAGCGTCTTATTCAACTCAATCAAGATTTTTACACGCGCTTCGGCGATGCGTTCTCCGCCACGCGGCATCGCATTCAACCTGGTGTGCGGCGCGTGCTCGATTCGTTGAAAGGGGATGAATCGATTCTGGATTTGGGATGCGGCAACGGGGAACTGGCGCGCGAACTGGCGAAACGCGGCCACCGCGGCTCGTATCTCGGCGCGGACTTCAGCCTGCCACTCCTGCGGGAGGCGGAATCTCAGCCCGAGGGTTTTTCGGCGAAATTCATCGAGGCTGATTTAACAAAGCTGTCAGCGTTCAGCGTTCAGCGTTCAGGCTCTGATCACTGGTCACTGATCACTGCTTTTGCTGTTCTTCATCACATTCCCAGCCGTGAATTACGATTGAACTTGCTAAATGAAGTTCGCAAACTCCTAAAGCCCGAGGGGAGGTTCATCCACTCGAACTGGCAGTTCCTAAACAGCGAAAAATTGAAAGCGCGCATTCAGCCGTGGGAGGACGCGGCAGTTTCACAGTCCGCGCTGAGCCGTGTCGAAGCGTCGGAGGTGGACGCGGGTGATTATCTGCTCGATTGGCGGAGCGGGGGAGAGGGTCTGCGCTACGTCCATCACTTCAGCGAATCCGAGTTGGAGGAGTTGGCGGAAGCGGCGGGCTTTCGAGTGGCGGAGACATTTTCGTCCGACGGCGAAACGGGGAATTTGGGGTTGTATCAGGTGTGGAAGATTTTGTAA
- a CDS encoding tRNA uridine(34) 5-carboxymethylaminomethyl modification radical SAM/GNAT enzyme Elp3 codes for MSISTERREVWRATHLLTPDKKELARHVLGLIQRGQDVTKTLRSHPLADGSGYLNKSMLVTLYNELVASGEMPADTRLLERLRMKPMRTLSGVTTVTVLTKPYPCPAKCIFCPTDVRMPKSYLPDEPGAMRAVEHNFDPYAQVKSRINQLEALGHPTDKIELLILGGTWSSYKRDYQEWFVKRCFDAMNEISHREHREKREEISEVSVDSVAKPGELLRVQTFNETTHHRNVGLVIETRPVEINPDEIRWLRHLGVTKVQMGAQSLDDRILEMNKRGHDVECTRRATALLRAAGFKIVLHWMPNLHGATPESDREDFVRLWNDFCPDEIKIYPNQLLANAELYEYWQRGEFKPYTTQELIDLIADIKPSIPRYCRVNRVIRDIPSTNVVEGNRRTSLRQDVQDELKRRGTKCQCVRCREVKSRSVSVESLKLDDLVYQAGAAEEHFISYVTPEDKLAGFIRLSLPKENSPQTEISDLDGAALIREVHVYGQSLPVGAEKDGAAQHVGLGTRLLEEAERVAIANGFKRMAVISAVGARGYYLGRGFERGELYLVKKLD; via the coding sequence ATGAGCATATCTACCGAACGACGTGAAGTATGGCGAGCAACTCACTTGCTCACCCCCGATAAAAAAGAACTGGCGCGGCACGTGCTGGGCCTGATTCAACGCGGGCAAGATGTGACGAAGACCTTGCGAAGTCATCCGCTCGCGGATGGAAGCGGCTACCTCAACAAATCCATGCTGGTGACGTTGTACAACGAGCTGGTCGCTTCGGGCGAAATGCCAGCGGATACGCGCCTGCTCGAACGCCTCCGCATGAAGCCGATGCGCACGCTTTCAGGTGTGACGACGGTGACGGTTCTCACCAAGCCGTATCCGTGTCCCGCCAAATGTATCTTCTGCCCCACCGATGTGCGGATGCCGAAATCGTACTTGCCCGACGAGCCCGGCGCGATGCGCGCAGTGGAACACAACTTCGATCCGTACGCGCAGGTGAAGTCGCGTATCAACCAGTTGGAAGCGCTGGGACATCCCACCGACAAGATCGAGTTGTTAATCCTTGGGGGGACATGGTCGTCGTATAAACGTGATTATCAGGAGTGGTTCGTCAAGCGGTGTTTTGATGCCATGAACGAAATCAGCCACAGAGAGCACAGAGAAAAAAGGGAGGAAATCTCAGAGGTCTCTGTGGACTCTGTGGCTAAGCCGGGTGAATTGTTGCGCGTCCAAACGTTTAACGAAACGACACATCACCGCAACGTGGGGTTGGTGATCGAGACGCGACCCGTTGAGATCAACCCCGATGAAATCCGCTGGCTGAGGCATTTGGGCGTGACCAAGGTGCAGATGGGCGCGCAAAGCCTTGACGACCGTATCCTCGAAATGAACAAACGCGGACACGATGTCGAATGTACGCGTCGCGCCACTGCTCTGTTGCGCGCGGCGGGATTCAAGATCGTGTTGCATTGGATGCCAAACTTGCACGGCGCAACGCCCGAATCGGACCGCGAGGATTTTGTCCGCTTGTGGAATGACTTCTGCCCCGACGAAATAAAAATCTACCCAAACCAGTTGCTGGCTAATGCAGAACTTTATGAATACTGGCAGCGCGGCGAGTTCAAGCCGTACACCACTCAAGAGTTGATCGATCTCATCGCCGACATCAAGCCGAGCATCCCGCGTTATTGCCGTGTGAACCGCGTGATACGCGATATTCCATCTACGAATGTGGTGGAGGGGAATCGCAGAACCAGTCTGCGGCAGGATGTGCAGGATGAGTTGAAGCGGCGCGGGACGAAGTGTCAGTGTGTGCGATGCCGCGAGGTGAAGAGCAGATCGGTGAGCGTTGAGTCGTTGAAATTGGACGATCTCGTCTATCAAGCAGGCGCGGCGGAGGAACATTTCATCTCGTACGTTACGCCCGAGGATAAACTTGCGGGCTTCATCCGATTATCTTTGCCGAAAGAAAATTCTCCGCAAACGGAAATTTCTGATTTGGATGGCGCGGCATTAATCCGTGAAGTGCATGTATATGGGCAGTCGCTCCCCGTCGGCGCGGAGAAGGATGGCGCGGCACAACACGTCGGGCTGGGCACGCGTCTGCTGGAGGAGGCGGAACGCGTCGCAATCGCAAACGGATTCAAACGCATGGCAGTCATCTCCGCTGTGGGCGCGCGGGGATATTATCTCGGGCGCGGCTTCGAGCGGGGAGAGTTGTACTTGGTGAAAAAACTCGACTAG
- a CDS encoding DnaJ C-terminal domain-containing protein, whose product MDYKDYYKILGVDRKAGEDEIRKAYRKLAKQYHPDYNPKDKRAEEKFKEINEAYEVLGDAKKRSTYDRLGSDYSQWQRGGGSPADFNWGQYGGTRVNMDDLNDLFGGGGGFSDFFQTIFGMGGRQARSQPQGYQQELEITLDEAYRGATRLLQADGKQKQVRIPAGVRTGSKVRVAGAGPNGLDLYLIVNVREDPRFERNGNDLHTTATVSMFTAILGGEADVETLEGKVKLNIPAGTQPEQVFRLAKRGMPHLKNTKEKGDLFVRLKVQIPKYLSAKQRELLEEASKIKF is encoded by the coding sequence ATGGATTACAAAGACTATTACAAAATTCTCGGCGTGGACCGCAAGGCGGGCGAGGATGAAATCCGTAAGGCGTATCGCAAACTCGCCAAGCAATATCATCCCGATTACAACCCAAAGGATAAACGCGCCGAGGAAAAATTCAAAGAAATTAACGAAGCCTACGAAGTGTTAGGCGACGCAAAGAAACGCTCGACCTATGACAGGCTTGGTTCGGATTATTCACAATGGCAGAGAGGCGGCGGAAGTCCCGCCGATTTCAATTGGGGACAATACGGCGGCACGCGCGTCAACATGGACGATCTCAACGATCTGTTCGGCGGCGGAGGCGGCTTCTCCGATTTCTTCCAGACCATTTTTGGCATGGGAGGCAGGCAGGCGCGTTCGCAACCGCAAGGGTATCAACAGGAACTGGAGATCACGCTCGATGAGGCATATCGCGGCGCGACGCGTTTACTTCAAGCCGACGGTAAACAAAAACAAGTTCGCATTCCCGCGGGCGTGCGGACCGGCTCAAAAGTGCGCGTGGCAGGCGCGGGTCCGAACGGACTCGATTTGTATCTGATCGTGAACGTCAGAGAAGACCCGCGCTTTGAACGTAACGGGAACGATTTGCATACCACAGCGACGGTCAGCATGTTCACCGCCATCCTCGGCGGCGAAGCGGATGTGGAAACGCTCGAAGGCAAGGTCAAACTCAACATCCCGGCTGGCACACAGCCGGAGCAAGTTTTTCGCCTCGCGAAGCGCGGGATGCCGCATTTGAAAAATACAAAAGAAAAGGGCGATCTGTTCGTGCGGCTCAAAGTGCAAATCCCGAAATACCTCTCGGCAAAACAGCGCGAACTCCTCGAAGAAGCGTCGAAGATAAAATTCTAA
- a CDS encoding trypsin-like peptidase domain-containing protein — translation MKRIIIAILMLALAVMSCVLPGFTAPPQSPADSPVQPAATIVPVAANPVPLDGSLASLYQQVIPGVVAVRTNTGEGSGFVFDNEGHIVTNQHVVDGVSTVEIAFTSGFKASGTVIGTDVDADVAVIKVKAPADELHPLPIGDSNALLVGQPVVAIGNPFGLSGTMTMGIISGLGRTQPAHAAPDGGFFSNADIIQTDAAINPGNSGGPLFNMNGEVIGLNQSIRTDTFNQTTGNAVNSGVAFSISINLVKRVVPFLIRDGKYEYPYFGISSDSDMSLAVYEALGLDRYTGAYVVSVVPGSPADKAGIRAGDTPTSINGLNAGGDLIIAFDGKEVKTFDDLLSYLITTKSPGDTVVLTVLRDGKPVDVTVTLGTRPK, via the coding sequence ATGAAACGAATCATAATCGCAATCTTGATGTTGGCGCTGGCTGTGATGTCGTGCGTCTTACCGGGCTTCACCGCCCCTCCGCAATCACCGGCGGATTCTCCAGTCCAACCTGCCGCCACCATTGTGCCGGTAGCCGCCAACCCGGTTCCGCTCGATGGGTCGCTTGCTTCGCTCTATCAGCAAGTCATCCCCGGCGTGGTCGCGGTCCGCACCAATACCGGTGAAGGCTCCGGCTTCGTGTTCGATAACGAAGGACACATCGTCACCAACCAGCACGTTGTGGACGGAGTCAGCACAGTGGAGATCGCCTTTACATCCGGTTTCAAAGCATCGGGAACGGTCATCGGAACTGACGTGGATGCGGATGTCGCCGTGATCAAGGTCAAGGCGCCTGCGGATGAACTTCATCCGCTCCCCATCGGCGATTCAAACGCCCTTTTAGTTGGTCAGCCCGTGGTGGCTATTGGCAATCCCTTCGGCTTAAGCGGAACCATGACGATGGGTATCATCTCCGGACTCGGACGCACACAACCCGCCCACGCCGCGCCCGATGGAGGCTTCTTCAGCAACGCCGACATCATCCAAACCGACGCGGCGATCAACCCCGGCAATTCGGGCGGTCCGCTCTTCAACATGAACGGTGAAGTGATCGGGTTGAATCAGTCCATCCGTACCGACACATTCAATCAAACAACCGGCAATGCGGTGAATTCGGGCGTCGCCTTTTCGATCTCGATCAACCTCGTAAAGCGCGTCGTCCCATTCCTGATCCGCGATGGCAAGTATGAATATCCCTACTTCGGCATTTCATCGGACAGCGATATGAGCCTCGCCGTATACGAAGCGCTGGGTTTGGACCGTTATACCGGAGCGTACGTCGTCTCAGTGGTGCCGGGCAGTCCCGCAGACAAGGCAGGCATCCGCGCCGGTGATACACCGACCAGCATCAACGGCTTGAACGCGGGCGGCGACCTTATTATCGCCTTCGACGGCAAAGAAGTGAAAACGTTCGACGATCTGTTGAGTTATCTCATCACGACCAAATCCCCTGGCGATACCGTCGTGCTGACCGTCTTGCGCGACGGCAAACCCGTGGATGTGACGGTCACGCTGGGAACCAGACCAAAATAA
- a CDS encoding sulfite oxidase-like oxidoreductase, translated as MFTIEGPDRRKEEERVRKEGRLPPGQSLTFKFPVLHYGPVPHFNAATWDFRVWGEVEEEKRWTWDEFNKLPRAKLQMDIHCVTRWSKFDTVWEGMSVKTMAEHGFIKIKPSTTHVMQHAEYGFTVNLPLEVVLQDNFLMATHLNGEPITADHGYPLRGVVGFIPGKELETPYFWKGAKWLRSLEFMSRDRRGFWEQAGYHNRADVWREERFG; from the coding sequence ATGTTTACCATCGAAGGACCAGACCGACGCAAGGAGGAAGAACGAGTCCGCAAGGAGGGACGCCTGCCGCCCGGTCAGTCGCTGACGTTCAAATTTCCCGTGCTGCACTATGGACCGGTTCCGCACTTCAACGCGGCGACGTGGGACTTCCGTGTGTGGGGCGAGGTGGAGGAAGAGAAACGCTGGACGTGGGACGAGTTCAACAAACTGCCGCGCGCAAAACTCCAAATGGATATTCACTGTGTGACGCGCTGGAGCAAGTTCGATACGGTTTGGGAGGGCATGTCGGTGAAAACGATGGCGGAACATGGCTTTATCAAGATCAAGCCCTCCACCACGCATGTGATGCAGCACGCCGAGTACGGGTTTACCGTCAACCTGCCGTTGGAGGTGGTATTGCAGGACAACTTTTTGATGGCGACGCATCTCAACGGCGAGCCGATCACAGCAGACCATGGATATCCTCTGCGCGGCGTGGTCGGGTTTATCCCCGGAAAAGAACTCGAAACGCCGTACTTTTGGAAAGGCGCGAAATGGCTGCGCTCGCTCGAATTTATGTCGCGTGACCGGCGCGGGTTTTGGGAACAAGCCGGGTATCACAATCGCGCGGATGTGTGGCGCGAAGAACGGTTTGGGTAA
- a CDS encoding sigma-70 family RNA polymerase sigma factor yields the protein MTDPVSLLKAAQKLDEQALTAIFDQYAPAIYKYTLRLCHDPIIADNIVGDVFAQLLEQFAAGKGPRTNLRSYLYQTAYHLVVDRSRDNQHTAPLEVAVGTYEKGQFTPTQTQIEERVMMEALISAMNSELTDDQRHVIILRFLEDFSLKETAEIVGKEVNNIKVIQNRGIAKLRKAMGLQLEET from the coding sequence ATGACAGATCCAGTCTCCCTGCTAAAAGCCGCCCAAAAGTTGGATGAGCAAGCGCTGACCGCCATCTTCGATCAGTACGCGCCTGCCATTTACAAATACACACTGCGGCTTTGTCACGACCCGATCATTGCAGACAACATCGTCGGCGATGTGTTCGCACAACTACTTGAACAATTCGCGGCGGGCAAAGGTCCGCGCACCAATCTCCGCTCGTACTTATATCAGACAGCCTATCATCTCGTTGTAGATCGCTCGCGCGATAACCAACACACCGCCCCGCTGGAGGTTGCGGTCGGCACGTATGAAAAAGGTCAATTCACGCCGACCCAGACCCAGATCGAAGAGCGCGTGATGATGGAAGCATTGATCTCCGCCATGAACTCCGAGTTGACCGACGACCAGCGTCACGTCATCATCCTGCGCTTCCTCGAAGATTTCAGCCTGAAAGAAACCGCCGAGATCGTCGGCAAAGAAGTGAACAACATCAAGGTCATACAGAATCGCGGCATCGCCAAGTTGCGCAAAGCGATGGGCTTGCAACTTGAGGAAACGTAG